A part of Citrifermentans bremense genomic DNA contains:
- a CDS encoding YggT family protein gives MILLANILLALAKIVELASGVLTIYKYILLASVIISWINADPYNPIVNFIYRVTEPALQRIRRYMPNTGMLDLSPLVLFVLIYLAQIVVFDTAYTYLMLFSNQLKGQAL, from the coding sequence ATGATACTGCTAGCCAACATTCTCTTGGCCCTTGCAAAGATAGTAGAGCTGGCAAGCGGTGTTCTCACCATCTATAAATACATTCTGCTCGCCAGCGTCATCATCTCCTGGATCAACGCGGACCCCTACAACCCCATTGTCAACTTCATCTACCGCGTCACGGAGCCGGCCCTGCAACGGATCCGCCGCTACATGCCCAACACCGGGATGCTCGACCTGTCACCGCTGGTGCTCTTCGTCCTCATCTACCTGGCGCAGATCGTGGTCTTCGACACGGCTTACACCTACCTCATGCTCTTCAGCAACCAACTCAAGGGACAGGCGCTATGA